One genomic segment of Lampris incognitus isolate fLamInc1 chromosome 2, fLamInc1.hap2, whole genome shotgun sequence includes these proteins:
- the psmd6 gene encoding 26S proteasome non-ATPase regulatory subunit 6 → MPLENLEEEGLPKNPDLRIAQLKFLLTMDGHRQDAKVKTELMDAIKANNMAPYYEGLCKDLKWQQDSDLLSKMKKANEEELKRLDDVLEDAEKSLGESEIRDAMMAKAEYLIRIGDKEGALTAFRKTYDKTVALGHRLDIVFYLLRIGLFYMDSDLITRNSEKAKSLIEEGGDWDRRNRLKVYQGLYCVAIRDFKQAAELFLDTVSTFTSYELMDYKTFVTYTVYVCMIALKRPDLREKVIKGAEILEVLHSLPTVRQYLFSLYECRYAVFFQSLALVEQEMKKDWLFAPHYRYYVREMRIQAYSQLLESYRSLTLGYMAEAFGVSTEFIDQELSRFIAAGRLHCKIDKVNEIVETNRPDSKNWQYQETIKKGDLLLNRVQKLSRVINM, encoded by the exons ATGCCGCTGGAGAATTTAGAAGAAGAGGGTTTGCCAAAGAACCCTGATCTCAGGATTGCTCAGCTGAAATTTTTGCTAACAATGGATGGTCACCGGCAGGATGCCAAAGTGAAGACTGAGCTCATGGACGCTATCAAAGCTAATA ACATGGCACCATACTATGAGGGCTTGTGCAAGGACCTGAAGTGGCAGCAAGACAGTGACCTGCTGAGTAAAATGAAAAAAGCCAACGAGGAGGAGCTCAAGCGCTTGGATGATGTGTTGGAAGATGCAGAAAAGAGCTTGGGAGAGAGTGAGATCCGAGATGCTATGATGGCCAAAGCTGAATATCTCATCAGAATTGGGGATAAG GAGGGAGCTCTTACTGCCTTTAGGAAGACCTATGACAAGACAGTGGCCCTTGGTCACAGACTAGATATTGTCTTCTACCTGCTCAGGATTGGCCTCTTCTACATGGATAGTGACCTCATTACACGGAATTCGGAAAAGGCGAAAAG TCTTATTGAGGAGGGAGGTGACTGGGACAGACGGAATCGTCTGAAGGTCTACCAGGGCCTGTACTGTGTGGCGATCAGGGACTTCAAACAGGCAGCTGAACTCTTCCTGGATACCGTTTCGACTTTCACCTCCTATGAGCTCATGGACTATAAGACCTTTGTCACCTACACAGTCTACGTCTGTATGATTGCGCTCAAGAGGCCTGATCTGCGTGAAAAG GTGATAAAAGGGGCAGAGATCCTGGAGGTGCTCCACAGTCTGCCAACTGTTCGCCAGTACCTCTTTTCCCTCTATGAGTGCCGCTACGCGGTCTTCTTCCAGTCTTTGG CCTTGGTAGAACAAGAAATGAAGAAAGACTGGCTGTTTGCTCCTCACTATCGCTATTACGTGAGGGAGATGAGGATCCAGGCCTACAGCCAGCTTCTGGAGTCTTACCGCTCCCTTACACTGGGCTACATGGCCGAGGCCTTTGGTGTCAGCACAGAGTTCATTGACCA AGAACTCTCTCGTTTTATAGCCGCTGGCCGTCTCCATTGCAAAATAGATAAAGTAAACGAGATAGTGGAAACCAACAG ACCTGACAGTAAGAATTGGCAATACCAGGAGACCATCAAAAAGGGTGACCTGCTCCTGAACAGAGTCCAGAAGCTATCACGCGTCATTAACATGTAA